Proteins encoded by one window of Pseudomonas tructae:
- a CDS encoding NAD-glutamate dehydrogenase, with product MAFFTAASKADFQHQLQAALAQHISEQALPQVALFAEQFFGIISLDELTQRRMSDLAGCTLSAWRIIERFDHTQPQVRVYNPDYERHGWQSTHTAVEVLHHDLPFLVDSVRTELNRRGYSIHTLQTTVLSVRRGPKGELLEILPKGTQGDGVLQESLMYLEIDRCANTAELNLLTRELEQVLAEVRVAVADFEPMKAKLREVVALVEQTAYAPAQNEKAEVKAFLEWLLGNHFTFLGYEEFVVHGDAQGGQLQYDEQSFLGLTRMLRVGLTAEDLRIEDYAVNYLHEPLLLSFAKAAHPSRVHRPAYPDYVSIRQLDADGKVIKECRFMGLYTSSVYGESVRAIPYIRGKVAEVERRSHFDPKAHLGKELAQVLEVLPRDDLFQTPVDELFSTVMSIVQIQERNKIRVFLRKDPYGRFCYCLAYVPRDIYSTEVRQKIQQVLMERLKASDCEFWTFFSESVLARVQLILRVDPKNRIDIDPQQLENEVIQACRSWQDDYASLTVESFGEAQGTNVLADFPKGFPAGYRERFAAHSAVVDMQHLLTLSERKPLVMSFYQPLTQAGKQQLHCKLYHADTPLALSDVLPILENLGLRVLGEFPYRLRHANGREYWIHDFAFTAAEGLNLDIQQLNDTLQDAFVHIVNGDAENDAFNRLVLTAGLPWRDVALLRAYARYLKQIRLGFDLGYIASTLNNHTDIARELTRLFKTRFYLARKLSSEDLDDKQQRLEQAILTALDEVQVLNEDRILRRYLDLIKATLRTNFYQTDAQGQNKSYFSFKFNPKLIPELPKPVPKFEIFVYSPRVEGVHLRFGNVARGGLRWSDREEDFRTEVLGLVKAQQVKNSVIVPVGAKGGFLPRRLPLGGSRDDIQAEGIACYRIFISGLLDITDNLKDGALVPPANVVRHDDDDPYLVVAADKGTATFSDIANGIAIDYGFWLGDAFASGGSAGYDHKKMGITARGAWVGVQRHFRERGINVQEDPITVVGVGDMAGDVFGNGLLMSDKLQLVAAFNHLHIFIDPNPEPASSFAERQRLFDLPRSAWSDYDTSIMSEGGGIFPRSAKSIAITAQMKERFAIEADKLTPTELLNALLKAPVDLLWNGGIGTYVKSSEESHADVGDKANDALRVDGNELRCKVVGEGGNLGMTQLGRVEFGLNGGATNTDFIDNAGGVDCSDHEVNIKILLNEVVQAGDMTEKQRNQLLGSMTEEVGGLVLGNNYKQTQALSLAARRAKERIAEYKRLMADLEGRGKLDRAIEFLPTEEQLAERLAAGQGLTRAELSVLISYSKIDLKEQLLKSLVPDDDYLTRDMETAFPPSLVSKFAEAMRRHRLKREIVSTQIANDLVNNMGITFVQRLKESTGMSPANVAGAYVIVRDIFHLPHWFRQIEALDYQVPAEIQLTLMDELMRLGRRATRWFLRSRRNEQDAGRDVAHFGPKIAALGLKLDELLEGPTRERWMTRYQGFVDAGVPELLARMVAGTTHLYTLLPIIEASDVTGQDPAEVAKAFFAVGSALDLTWYLQEISNLPVENNWQALAREAFRDDIDLQQRAITISVLQMVDAPEDMDARVALWLDQHRVMVERWRVMLDELRAATGTDYAMYAVANRELVDLALSGQATVVPS from the coding sequence ATGGCGTTTTTCACCGCAGCCAGCAAAGCCGACTTCCAGCATCAACTGCAGGCGGCCCTGGCGCAGCACATCAGCGAACAGGCACTGCCACAAGTGGCGCTGTTCGCCGAGCAGTTCTTCGGCATCATCTCTCTGGACGAACTCACCCAGCGCCGTATGTCGGACCTGGCCGGTTGCACCCTCTCTGCCTGGCGCATCATCGAGCGTTTCGATCACACCCAGCCTCAGGTTCGCGTCTACAACCCCGATTATGAACGCCATGGCTGGCAGTCGACCCACACTGCGGTCGAAGTCCTGCACCATGACCTGCCTTTCCTGGTCGACTCGGTACGTACCGAGCTCAACCGCCGCGGCTACAGCATCCATACCCTGCAGACCACCGTACTGAGCGTGCGTCGCGGGCCCAAAGGCGAGCTGCTGGAAATCCTGCCCAAAGGCACCCAGGGCGACGGCGTCCTGCAAGAATCGCTGATGTACCTGGAGATCGACCGCTGCGCCAACACCGCTGAGCTCAACCTGCTGACCCGCGAGCTTGAGCAGGTGCTGGCCGAAGTGCGCGTCGCCGTCGCCGATTTCGAACCGATGAAGGCCAAGCTGCGCGAGGTCGTGGCATTGGTCGAGCAGACCGCCTACGCCCCGGCGCAAAACGAAAAGGCCGAGGTCAAAGCCTTCCTCGAATGGTTGCTGGGCAACCATTTCACCTTCCTCGGCTACGAGGAATTCGTCGTTCATGGCGATGCCCAGGGTGGCCAGCTGCAGTATGACGAGCAGTCGTTCCTCGGCCTGACCCGCATGCTGCGCGTCGGTCTCACCGCCGAAGACCTGCGCATCGAAGACTACGCCGTCAATTACCTGCACGAGCCGCTGCTGCTGTCCTTCGCCAAGGCCGCACACCCAAGCCGCGTGCACCGTCCGGCCTACCCGGACTACGTGTCTATCCGCCAGCTGGATGCCGACGGCAAGGTCATCAAGGAATGCCGCTTCATGGGCCTGTACACCTCTTCGGTGTATGGCGAAAGCGTGCGGGCGATCCCGTATATCCGTGGCAAGGTCGCCGAAGTCGAGCGTCGTTCGCACTTCGACCCCAAAGCCCACCTGGGCAAAGAGCTGGCCCAGGTTCTGGAAGTGCTGCCCCGTGACGACCTGTTCCAGACCCCGGTCGACGAGCTGTTCAGCACTGTCATGTCGATCGTGCAGATCCAGGAACGCAACAAGATCCGCGTGTTCCTGCGCAAGGATCCGTACGGCCGCTTCTGCTACTGCCTGGCTTACGTGCCGCGCGACATTTACTCCACCGAAGTGCGGCAGAAGATCCAGCAAGTACTGATGGAGCGCCTCAAGGCCAGCGACTGCGAGTTCTGGACCTTCTTCTCCGAGTCGGTGTTGGCCCGCGTGCAACTGATTCTGCGCGTCGACCCGAAAAACCGCATCGACATCGACCCGCAGCAGCTGGAAAACGAAGTGATCCAGGCCTGCCGTTCGTGGCAGGACGACTACGCCAGCCTGACCGTCGAAAGCTTCGGCGAAGCCCAGGGCACCAACGTCCTGGCCGACTTCCCGAAAGGCTTCCCGGCCGGTTACCGCGAGCGTTTCGCCGCCCATTCGGCAGTGGTCGACATGCAGCACCTGCTGACCCTGTCCGAGCGCAAGCCGCTGGTGATGAGCTTCTACCAGCCGCTGACCCAGGCCGGCAAACAGCAACTGCACTGCAAGCTGTACCACGCCGATACGCCGCTGGCGTTGTCGGACGTCCTGCCGATCCTGGAAAACCTTGGCCTGCGGGTGCTGGGCGAGTTCCCGTACCGCCTGCGCCATGCCAATGGCCGCGAGTACTGGATTCATGACTTCGCCTTCACCGCCGCCGAAGGCCTGAACCTCGACATCCAGCAGCTCAACGACACCCTGCAGGATGCCTTCGTGCACATCGTCAATGGCGATGCCGAGAACGACGCCTTCAACCGCCTGGTGCTGACCGCCGGCCTGCCGTGGCGCGACGTGGCGCTGCTGCGTGCCTACGCCCGCTACCTCAAGCAGATCCGCCTGGGCTTCGACCTGGGCTACATTGCCAGCACCCTGAACAACCACACCGACATTGCCCGCGAGCTGACCCGGTTGTTCAAGACCCGCTTCTATCTGGCGCGCAAGCTCAGCAGCGAAGACCTCGACGACAAGCAGCAGCGTCTGGAGCAGGCCATCCTGACGGCCCTGGACGAGGTCCAGGTGCTCAACGAAGACCGTATCCTGCGTCGCTACCTGGACCTGATCAAGGCCACCCTGCGCACCAACTTCTACCAGACCGACGCTCAGGGCCAGAACAAGTCGTACTTCAGCTTCAAGTTCAACCCCAAGCTGATCCCCGAACTGCCCAAGCCGGTGCCGAAGTTCGAAATCTTCGTCTATTCGCCACGGGTCGAAGGCGTGCACCTGCGCTTTGGTAACGTTGCTCGCGGCGGCCTGCGCTGGTCGGACCGTGAAGAAGATTTCCGCACCGAAGTGTTGGGCCTGGTAAAAGCCCAGCAGGTGAAGAACTCGGTGATCGTACCGGTTGGCGCTAAAGGCGGCTTCTTGCCGCGCCGCCTGCCATTGGGCGGCAGCCGCGATGATATCCAGGCCGAAGGCATCGCCTGCTACCGGATCTTCATTTCCGGCCTGCTGGATATCACCGACAACCTCAAGGACGGTGCCCTGGTGCCGCCGGCCAACGTCGTGCGCCATGATGACGATGATCCGTACCTGGTGGTGGCTGCCGACAAAGGCACCGCGACCTTCTCCGACATCGCCAACGGCATTGCCATCGACTACGGCTTCTGGCTCGGCGACGCTTTTGCTTCCGGTGGCTCGGCCGGTTACGACCACAAGAAAATGGGCATTACCGCCCGTGGCGCCTGGGTCGGCGTGCAGCGTCACTTCCGTGAGCGCGGCATCAACGTCCAGGAAGATCCGATCACCGTGGTCGGTGTCGGCGACATGGCTGGCGACGTGTTCGGCAACGGCCTGCTGATGTCCGACAAGCTGCAACTGGTGGCGGCATTCAACCACCTGCACATCTTCATCGACCCGAACCCCGAGCCTGCCAGCAGCTTCGCCGAGCGCCAGCGCCTGTTCGATCTGCCGCGTTCGGCCTGGAGCGACTACGACACCAGCATCATGTCCGAAGGCGGCGGGATCTTCCCGCGCAGCGCGAAAAGCATCGCGATCACCGCGCAGATGAAAGAGCGCTTCGCCATCGAAGCCGACAAACTGACCCCGACCGAGCTGCTCAACGCGCTGCTCAAGGCCCCGGTCGACCTGCTGTGGAACGGCGGTATCGGCACTTACGTCAAGTCCAGTGAAGAAAGCCACGCCGACGTCGGCGACAAGGCCAACGACGCCCTGCGTGTCGACGGCAACGAGCTGCGCTGCAAGGTGGTGGGTGAAGGCGGCAACCTCGGCATGACCCAGTTGGGCCGGGTCGAGTTCGGCTTGAACGGCGGCGCCACCAACACCGACTTCATCGACAACGCCGGTGGCGTGGACTGCTCCGACCACGAGGTCAACATCAAGATCCTGCTCAACGAAGTGGTGCAGGCCGGCGACATGACCGAGAAGCAGCGCAACCAGCTGCTGGGCAGCATGACCGAGGAAGTTGGCGGTCTGGTGCTGGGCAACAACTACAAGCAGACCCAGGCACTGTCGCTGGCGGCACGCCGGGCCAAGGAGCGCATCGCCGAGTACAAGAGGCTGATGGCCGACCTTGAAGGCCGTGGCAAGCTGGACCGTGCCATCGAGTTCCTGCCCACTGAAGAGCAACTGGCCGAGCGCCTGGCGGCTGGCCAGGGCCTGACCCGTGCCGAGCTGTCGGTGCTGATCTCCTACAGCAAGATCGACCTCAAGGAACAGTTGCTCAAGTCGCTGGTGCCAGATGACGACTACCTGACCCGCGACATGGAAACCGCTTTCCCGCCGTCGCTGGTGAGCAAGTTCGCCGAGGCCATGCGCCGTCATCGCCTCAAACGCGAGATCGTCAGCACCCAGATCGCCAACGATCTGGTCAACAACATGGGCATCACCTTCGTTCAGCGCCTCAAAGAGTCCACCGGCATGAGCCCGGCGAACGTCGCCGGTGCCTATGTGATCGTGCGTGACATCTTCCACCTACCACACTGGTTCCGTCAGATCGAGGCGCTGGACTATCAGGTTCCGGCTGAAATCCAGCTGACCCTGATGGACGAGCTGATGCGCCTGGGCCGCCGGGCTACCCGCTGGTTCCTGCGCAGCCGGCGTAACGAGCAGGACGCTGGCCGTGATGTGGCGCATTTCGGGCCGAAAATCGCCGCACTGGGCCTGAAACTCGATGAACTGCTGGAAGGGCCGACCCGCGAGCGCTGGATGACCCGTTACCAGGGCTTCGTCGACGCTGGCGTGCCGGAGCTGCTGGCGCGCATGGTGGCCGGTACCACGCACCTGTACACCCTGTTGCCGATCATCGAGGCTTCCGATGTCACGGGCCAGGACCCGGCTGAAGTGGCCAAGGCCTTCTTTGCCGTTGGCAGTGCCCTGGACCTGACCTGGTACCTGCAGGAAATCAGCAACCTGCCGGTGGAAAACAACTGGCAGGCCCTGGCCCGCGAAGCCTTCCGTGATGATATCGACCTGCAGCAGCGGGCGATCACCATCTCGGTACTGCAGATGGTCGATGCGCCTGAGGACATGGACGCCCGGGTGGCCCTGTGGCTGGATCAGCACCGGGTCATGGTCGAGCGCTGGCGCGTCATGCTCGACGAACTGCGTGCCGCTACCGGCACCGACTACGCCATGTACGCGGTGGCCAACCGAGAGCTGGTGGACCTGGCCTTGAGTGGCCAGGCAACGGTGGTGCCGTCCTGA
- a CDS encoding FadR/GntR family transcriptional regulator produces MLELQRPDTLVERVVGAIRAEIDSGRLAAESRLPTEQQLAEQLNVSRSVVREAVAQLKADGVLIARRGLGSYISQTPTGTVFRFPSAQGRSPDLVQMFEVRLWIETQAASVAAQRRDAADLARMSKALQEMLDKRSDFAVAAAADVEFHRAIAQASKNDYFVAFHDFLRGQLAAARKTAWENSAAHSVGGSADAHREHQALYQAIADGDRIAAAACAEAHLRASAKRLKLDLPSID; encoded by the coding sequence ATGCTTGAGCTTCAGCGCCCCGACACCCTGGTCGAACGGGTTGTCGGTGCCATCCGCGCCGAAATCGATTCTGGTCGCCTGGCGGCCGAATCGCGCCTGCCTACCGAACAGCAACTGGCCGAACAACTGAACGTCAGCCGCTCGGTGGTGCGCGAGGCCGTGGCCCAGCTCAAGGCAGATGGCGTGCTGATCGCCCGTCGCGGCCTGGGTTCATACATTTCGCAAACCCCGACCGGCACGGTGTTCCGCTTCCCGTCCGCGCAAGGCCGCAGCCCGGACCTGGTGCAGATGTTCGAAGTACGCCTGTGGATCGAGACCCAGGCCGCCTCAGTGGCGGCCCAGCGCCGCGACGCCGCCGACCTTGCGCGGATGAGCAAGGCCCTGCAAGAGATGCTCGACAAACGCAGCGACTTTGCCGTGGCCGCCGCTGCCGATGTCGAGTTCCACCGCGCCATCGCCCAAGCCAGCAAGAATGATTATTTCGTCGCCTTCCATGATTTTCTCCGCGGCCAGCTGGCTGCTGCGCGTAAAACCGCCTGGGAAAACTCGGCGGCGCATTCGGTGGGCGGCTCGGCCGATGCCCACCGCGAACACCAGGCGCTGTACCAGGCCATCGCCGATGGCGACCGTATTGCCGCTGCAGCCTGCGCCGAAGCCCACCTGCGGGCCTCGGCCAAACGCCTGAAACTGGACTTGCCAAGTATCGACTGA
- the lhgO gene encoding L-2-hydroxyglutarate oxidase translates to MIYDYCIIGGGIVGLATAMALLERQPGASLLILEKESSLGKHQTGHNSGVIHAGIYYAPGSLKADLCKRGAQATKDFCTEHQIKFEVCGKLLVASTPLEVERMHALYERSQQNGLKVERLDAQELQRREPNIVGLGGLFLDATGIVDYKQVCDAMARVIQRFGGEVQLQTTVRAIVESADKVTISSDDKAWSARQLVACAGLQSDRLATMAGVRIDHQIIPFRGEYFRLPASKNDIVNHLIYPIPDPQLPFLGVHLTRMIDGSVTVGPNAVLGLGRENYKKFSVNWRDVAEYARFPGFWKTIWNNLGSGTAEMKNSLFKSGYLEQCRKYCPSLSIEDLQPYEAGIRAQAVMRDGTLVHDFLFAETPRMVHVCNAPSPAATSAIPIGQMIAEKILKAR, encoded by the coding sequence ATGATCTACGACTACTGCATCATCGGCGGCGGCATCGTCGGCCTCGCCACCGCCATGGCCCTGCTCGAGCGCCAGCCCGGCGCCTCGCTGCTGATCCTGGAAAAGGAAAGCAGCCTGGGCAAGCACCAGACGGGCCACAACAGCGGGGTCATCCACGCCGGGATCTACTACGCCCCGGGCAGCCTCAAGGCCGACCTGTGCAAGCGTGGCGCCCAGGCCACCAAAGATTTCTGCACCGAACACCAGATCAAGTTCGAGGTCTGCGGCAAGCTATTGGTGGCTTCCACACCGCTGGAAGTCGAGCGCATGCACGCCCTGTATGAGCGCTCACAGCAGAATGGCCTGAAGGTCGAGCGCCTGGATGCCCAGGAACTGCAACGGCGCGAGCCGAACATCGTCGGCCTCGGCGGCCTGTTCCTCGATGCCACCGGCATCGTCGACTACAAGCAGGTCTGTGACGCCATGGCCCGGGTCATCCAGCGATTCGGCGGCGAAGTGCAGTTGCAGACCACCGTGCGGGCCATCGTCGAAAGCGCCGACAAGGTCACCATCAGCAGCGACGACAAGGCCTGGAGCGCCCGCCAACTGGTGGCCTGTGCCGGCCTGCAATCGGACCGCCTGGCAACGATGGCCGGGGTCAGGATCGACCACCAGATCATCCCCTTTCGCGGCGAGTACTTCCGCCTGCCAGCGAGCAAGAACGACATCGTCAACCACCTGATCTACCCGATCCCCGACCCGCAGTTGCCGTTTCTTGGCGTGCACCTGACGCGGATGATCGACGGCAGCGTGACGGTCGGGCCCAACGCCGTACTGGGTCTGGGCCGGGAGAACTACAAGAAGTTCTCGGTGAACTGGCGCGACGTCGCCGAGTACGCGCGCTTTCCGGGGTTCTGGAAAACCATCTGGAACAACCTCGGCTCCGGCACCGCCGAGATGAAGAACTCGCTGTTCAAAAGCGGCTATCTGGAGCAATGCCGCAAATACTGCCCATCACTGAGCATCGAGGATCTGCAGCCTTACGAAGCCGGCATCCGCGCCCAGGCGGTGATGCGCGACGGCACCCTGGTGCATGACTTTCTGTTCGCCGAGACCCCGCGCATGGTGCACGTCTGCAATGCGCCGTCGCCAGCGGCCACCTCGGCCATCCCGATCGGCCAGATGATCGCCGAAAAGATCCTCAAGGCCCGCTGA
- a CDS encoding MFS transporter has protein sequence MSVHETAAAASETPEQKSKRLRKVAAATIFGSMLEWYDFYLYATMAAIVFSKIFFDPSNPAVASLLAFSTFAIGFIARPFGGVLFGYLGDRFGRKQVLVITFCMMGVCTALIGLIPSYASIGIWAPIILVLVRIIQGLGAGAELSGAAVTSYEHASEGKRGSQGAWPALGLNLGLLLSSLTVYLLTMNGNEFLLAGGWRIPFICSIVLVGVGLWVRKSIPETPDFKELDKTPAQRQESPLKLLFKNDLKGLAVVFFVAIGYNALSYIFKTFSLAYLTQYKGVEAHVTSLSVTIASLVAIIAVPCFGWLCDKWSSKTVLMLGGMFSVLFAYPFLSLLNTGEPMLIYLAIAIGTGILAPMMFAPQGSFLSRQFPTQTRSSGFGTGREIGTAVAGGLAPLGGLALVASSATHSTDGVALILVVAAVFVVVFALCDQGRKHSSFKN, from the coding sequence ATGTCGGTACATGAGACGGCTGCGGCCGCGAGCGAAACCCCGGAACAGAAGAGCAAGCGCCTGCGCAAGGTCGCCGCGGCGACCATCTTCGGCTCGATGCTGGAGTGGTACGACTTCTACCTGTACGCCACCATGGCGGCGATCGTCTTCTCGAAGATTTTCTTCGACCCGAGCAACCCGGCCGTGGCATCGCTGCTGGCGTTTTCCACCTTCGCCATCGGCTTTATCGCCCGCCCCTTCGGCGGCGTGCTGTTCGGCTACCTGGGCGACCGCTTCGGGCGCAAGCAGGTACTGGTCATCACCTTCTGTATGATGGGCGTGTGCACCGCCCTGATCGGCCTGATCCCCAGCTACGCCTCGATTGGCATCTGGGCGCCGATCATCCTGGTACTAGTACGCATCATCCAGGGCCTGGGCGCCGGTGCCGAGCTGTCTGGCGCCGCAGTGACCTCCTACGAGCACGCCAGCGAAGGCAAGCGCGGCAGCCAGGGCGCCTGGCCGGCGCTGGGCTTGAACCTGGGCCTGCTGCTGTCGTCGCTGACCGTCTACCTGCTGACCATGAACGGCAACGAGTTCCTGCTCGCCGGCGGCTGGCGCATCCCGTTCATCTGCAGCATCGTGCTGGTCGGCGTTGGCCTGTGGGTGCGTAAAAGCATCCCGGAAACCCCGGACTTCAAGGAGCTCGACAAAACCCCCGCCCAGCGCCAGGAGTCACCACTCAAGCTGCTGTTCAAGAACGATCTCAAGGGCCTGGCCGTGGTATTCTTCGTGGCCATCGGTTACAACGCCCTGAGCTACATCTTCAAGACCTTCTCGCTGGCTTACCTGACCCAGTACAAGGGCGTTGAAGCTCACGTCACCTCGCTGTCGGTGACCATCGCCAGCCTGGTGGCGATCATCGCCGTGCCGTGCTTCGGCTGGCTGTGCGACAAATGGAGCAGCAAGACCGTACTGATGCTCGGCGGGATGTTCTCGGTGCTGTTCGCCTACCCGTTCCTGAGCCTGCTCAATACCGGCGAGCCAATGCTGATCTACCTGGCGATTGCCATCGGTACCGGCATCCTCGCACCGATGATGTTCGCCCCCCAGGGCTCGTTCCTCAGCCGCCAGTTCCCGACCCAGACCCGTTCCTCGGGTTTTGGTACCGGGCGCGAGATCGGCACGGCCGTGGCCGGTGGCCTGGCGCCGCTGGGCGGCCTGGCACTGGTGGCAAGCTCCGCGACCCACTCCACCGACGGCGTGGCACTGATCCTGGTGGTGGCGGCGGTGTTTGTGGTGGTGTTTGCCCTGTGTGACCAGGGGCGCAAGCATTCCAGCTTCAAGAACTGA
- a CDS encoding AAA family ATPase, with protein sequence MEHREALIALRTFLSTQILGQEKLVERLLIVLLADGHMLVEGAPGLAKTKAIKELAEGVEAEFHRIQFTPDLLPADITGTEIYRPETGSFVFQQGPIFHNLVLADEINRAPAKVQSALLEAMAERQVSVGRSTYELSPLFLVMATQNPIEQEGTYPLPEAQLDRFLMHVKIGFPDATVERRILQQARGEALNGETKPERRVSQQAIFAARKEILGLYMADAVEEYLVQLVMATRTPAKFDLELADWIAYGASPRGSIALDRCARAHAWLAGRDFVSPEDIQAVLFDVLRHRIILSFEAEAAGIDQDRVIQRILDVVAVA encoded by the coding sequence ATGGAACACCGTGAGGCGCTGATCGCGCTGCGCACCTTTCTTTCAACCCAGATCCTGGGCCAGGAAAAACTCGTCGAGCGCTTGCTCATCGTGCTCCTCGCCGACGGCCACATGCTGGTCGAAGGCGCTCCGGGCCTGGCCAAGACCAAGGCCATCAAGGAACTGGCCGAAGGTGTCGAAGCCGAGTTCCATCGCATCCAGTTCACCCCCGACCTGCTCCCGGCCGATATCACCGGCACCGAAATCTATCGCCCGGAAACCGGCAGCTTCGTGTTCCAGCAGGGGCCGATCTTCCACAACCTGGTGCTGGCCGACGAAATCAACCGCGCCCCGGCCAAGGTACAGTCGGCGCTGCTCGAAGCCATGGCTGAACGCCAGGTCAGCGTCGGCCGCAGCACCTACGAGCTGTCGCCTTTGTTCCTGGTGATGGCCACGCAGAACCCGATCGAGCAGGAAGGCACCTACCCGCTGCCCGAAGCCCAGCTCGACCGTTTCCTCATGCACGTCAAGATCGGCTTCCCCGATGCCACGGTCGAACGGCGTATCCTCCAGCAGGCCCGAGGCGAGGCGCTCAATGGCGAGACCAAGCCCGAACGCCGGGTCAGCCAGCAGGCCATCTTTGCCGCGCGCAAGGAAATCCTCGGCCTGTACATGGCCGATGCGGTAGAGGAATACCTGGTGCAACTGGTCATGGCCACCCGCACCCCGGCCAAGTTCGACCTGGAACTGGCCGACTGGATCGCCTACGGCGCCAGCCCGCGCGGCTCGATTGCCCTGGACCGCTGTGCGCGGGCCCACGCCTGGTTGGCCGGGCGCGACTTCGTCAGCCCCGAAGACATCCAGGCGGTGCTGTTCGACGTGCTGCGCCACCGCATCATTCTTTCCTTCGAGGCCGAGGCGGCAGGAATTGACCAGGACCGGGTGATCCAGCGCATCCTCGACGTCGTCGCCGTCGCCTGA
- a CDS encoding DUF58 domain-containing protein: MPNRLLAAPGIRISLAELIEMRHRVREVQLFSRPGQRSPLVGLHHSKLRGRGVDFDQVRVYQAGDDVRNIDWRVTARTQEPHTKLFHEERERPIFILVEQSQRLFFGSGLMFKSVLAAQAAALIGWAALGHNDRIGGLVFGDNEHYEIKPRRSKQSLLQLLNRLARVNQSLHTEATPQADSLGIALRRAREVLRPGSLAIIICDERALTPAVEQQLSLLSRHCDLLLLPLSDPLDHALPAAGLLRFAQRGAQLELDTLDPTLRKSYRQQSEARIERWELLAQKLRVVLMPLSTQSEMIEQLREYLNAQRPGKTS; this comes from the coding sequence ATGCCCAATCGCCTGCTGGCCGCGCCCGGAATCCGTATCAGCCTCGCCGAGCTGATCGAGATGCGTCATCGCGTGCGCGAAGTGCAACTGTTTTCCCGGCCCGGTCAACGCAGCCCGCTGGTGGGCCTACACCACTCGAAATTGCGCGGTCGCGGGGTCGACTTCGACCAGGTGCGGGTCTACCAGGCCGGCGACGATGTGCGCAACATCGACTGGCGAGTGACCGCACGTACCCAGGAGCCGCACACCAAGCTGTTCCATGAGGAGCGCGAGCGACCGATCTTCATTCTGGTCGAACAAAGCCAGCGGCTGTTTTTCGGCTCCGGGCTGATGTTCAAGTCGGTGCTCGCCGCCCAGGCCGCGGCGCTGATCGGCTGGGCGGCGCTGGGCCACAACGATCGTATTGGCGGCCTGGTGTTCGGCGACAACGAGCACTACGAGATCAAACCACGACGCAGCAAGCAGAGTTTGCTGCAGCTACTCAACCGCCTGGCGCGGGTCAACCAGTCGCTGCACACCGAAGCCACGCCCCAGGCCGACAGCCTCGGCATTGCACTGCGCCGCGCCCGCGAAGTGCTGCGCCCGGGCAGCCTGGCAATCATCATCTGCGACGAGCGGGCACTGACGCCTGCGGTAGAGCAGCAACTCAGCCTGCTCTCGCGCCATTGTGACCTGCTGCTGTTACCGCTGTCCGACCCGCTCGACCACGCCCTGCCCGCCGCCGGCCTGCTGCGCTTTGCCCAGCGCGGCGCCCAGCTGGAACTCGACACCCTCGACCCGACCTTGCGCAAGAGCTACCGCCAACAAAGCGAAGCGCGCATCGAACGCTGGGAGCTGCTGGCGCAAAAGCTGCGGGTGGTGCTGATGCCTTTGAGCACCCAGAGCGAGATGATCGAGCAGTTGCGCGAGTACCTCAACGCCCAGCGACCGGGGAAAACCTCGTGA
- a CDS encoding DUF4381 domain-containing protein, with the protein MNPLDQLQPLIAPSAIGLWPLAPGWWALLLLLPLLGWGGWRLRHWRPGKKAIVRAELPLDPVRIEALAELARLPKPYDGAPAGAWLQQINALLKRLCRTHYPGSHSHTLNGRQWLAFLDNRCPAAGLTRWMVLVEGAYKPECKLDDKAINGLNQSVETWIRKHV; encoded by the coding sequence GTGAACCCGCTCGATCAGTTGCAGCCCTTGATTGCCCCGTCCGCCATCGGCCTGTGGCCGCTGGCTCCGGGCTGGTGGGCCCTGCTGTTGCTGCTGCCGCTGCTCGGCTGGGGTGGGTGGCGCCTGCGCCATTGGCGTCCGGGCAAAAAAGCCATCGTGCGCGCCGAACTGCCGCTGGACCCGGTGCGCATCGAGGCTCTGGCCGAACTTGCGCGCCTGCCCAAACCCTACGATGGCGCCCCGGCCGGGGCCTGGCTGCAGCAGATCAACGCCCTGCTCAAGCGCCTGTGCCGTACCCATTATCCGGGTAGCCACAGCCACACCCTCAACGGTCGCCAATGGCTGGCGTTTCTGGATAACCGCTGCCCGGCCGCCGGCCTGACCCGCTGGATGGTACTGGTCGAAGGCGCCTACAAACCCGAATGCAAACTCGACGACAAAGCCATCAATGGCCTCAATCAGTCGGTCGAAACCTGGATCCGCAAACATGTTTGA